CCGTGTCAGGGGAGCTTTTCGTCAAAGTAAGAGAAGAAGAAAATATTAATGGCCTGGAGATTACGACCATTGATATGGGACCGGGCATGAGTGATGTAAACCGGCTGATGACGGATGGTGTTTCTACTAAAGGTACGCTCGGACACGGGCTTGGCACCATTAAACGCATGTCGGACGTTTTCCAGGTATATTCTTCGAAAGGATGGGGCACGGTGATGTATTGTGTAATATATACCAAAGCGTTACCGCAGCGCGTCAAACAAAAGAAGACCGAAATCCGTTCGCTGGTAGTTCCTAAGCCGGGCGAAACTTTTTGCGGCGACGGGTTTTATTACAAGGAAAGCAGCGATCATCTGAAACTATTTCTTTCCGACGGATTGGGGCATGGTAAAGAAGCACAGGCGGCCACAGATGCCGCCATTGAAGCCTTTAAGGTATGCCCTTACGACAGCCCGCTGGATAATCTTCGTTTCATTCATACTTCCGTAAAAAGGACGCGGGGCCTCGTGGGTACGGTGATCCACTTCGATAAAAATGATCGCAGGCTGCGTATTTGTGGTATCGGTAATATTCAGACCAGGATACAGGGGCCTAACGGTACGCGTAATTACATCGGGTATAATGGCATTATAGGTATGAATATTCCCAATACAATTTCGGACCAGGAAATAGTCTACGAAAAAGGCCAGGTTATTATGATGTGCAGCGACGGCATCAAGTCGCGCTGGGATGTGATGAAGTACCCGGGCATCCTGCGCAACGACCTGTCACTGGCAGCCGCCGCATTGTTTCACGATTTCGCTCGCAATACGGACGATATGTCCATAGCAGTTTGTAAAATATCAATCTGACATCATGCTACATGAACTGGTAAGGGTAACACTTAACAATGAAATGGACCTGGTACTCGTACACCGCCGCTCGATGAAACTGGCGGAAATGGCGGGACTGTCCCTGTCTGCCCAAACCACGTTTGCTACTGCGGTTTCCGAAGTATCGCGTAATACAATTGAACATGGGAAGAATGGCTGCCTCGTTTTATGTGTATCGCACGTTAAAAACGAGAAACAACTGATCGCCCGCATTATAGACGAAACCTACGACCCGGCCTTAAACCCCGGTTTGGAATATGCCAAACGCCTGGTGAATAAACTGAACGTTAGCACCGCCGGCGACAAAACCGCGATAGAACTGTACTTCTCGTTCCCCCTGGCCGACAAGTTGGACGCCAAAAAGATAGATGAGTGGCGCCGCAGCTTCAACAGCGACGAAGCCATCAGTCCTTACGAGGAAATCAAACGTAAAAACGAACAGCTACAGTCCCTGGCAGAAAAGCTAAAAGAAAGCGAAGGACAGTATAAAACGCTGACCAACTCGTTGCCCATCATCATCTTTTCACTCGGCAACTCAGGCGAGTTGATTTATGCCAATAAATGGCTTAGTATGTTCACCGGCAAATCCATTGAAGAGTTAAATATCAGTAAGTGGAAGGATGTGGTGCATGCGGACGACTATGACGCTTTTCACCTGTTGATGAACCCGCACGTAACCTCCGGTGCCGCCGCAATCAAAGTGCAATGCCGGTTGAAGAATGTCATAGAAGATCAGTACTACTGGCACCTGGCCTCTCTTTCTCCCCTGAAAGATGAAAAGGGGGATTTGCTTTACTGGATCGGTTTCGTGGTGGACATACATGCACAAAAGGTGGTGGAAAACACGCTACAGATCAATAAAGAATTACAACTGGTGCGCGATCAGCTGAAAGAGCACCAGCTCATACTGGAAGATAATATTGCCCAGTTGAACCGGAGCAATAAAGAATTACAACAGTTTGCGTACATCGCCTCCCACGACTTGCAGGAGCCTATCCGCAAAATCAGTTACTACAGCGACTACTTCCTTAACAAGTACCGTGAATCGATTGATGAAAAGGGGAAAGATTACCTGCACGGCATGTTGAGCGCTTCGCGCCGTATGCGTACATTGATCAACGACCTGCTGGCCTTTTCGCAGGTAGATAAAAAAGCGACTACATTCAAACAGGTAGACCTGGAGAACGTTTTCCGGGAAACCCTGCAGGATATGGAGCTGAACGTGCGGGAAAAATCGGCCCGCATTCAACTGGAGCCATTGCCTACCATCGAAGCCGACGAGAGCATGATCCGCCAGCTGTTCGGCAACATACTCAGCAACTCACTTAAATATGCGCGTGAACATGAGGCGCCTTTGATAAGGATCAGCTGTATCGCGGATAAACATACGATCGAAATTGCCGTTGCCGATAATGGTATTGGCTTTGACGAAAAGTACCTGCCGAAGATGTTTACTTTATTCCAGCGCCTGCACACGAACGATCAGTACAAAGGTACCGGGTTGGGGCTCGCGATCTGCCAAAAGATCGTAGATATACATAATGGCAGCATTACTGCTACCAGCAAAGAAAACGAAGGGGCGACATTTAAGATCACGTTACCTGTTAAACAATTGAGCATATGACCATCATGCCCAGTATTTTACTAGTGGACGACGATGCCGAAGACCGGCTCATAATTAAAGATACTTTTGAAGAACTGGGCTATGGAACAGCCATACAGTTCGCAGGAAATGGAGAAGAAGCGATCCATTACCTCGAGGCCTGCCTACCCAAAAAAGATTTGCCCTCGCTGGTAATCCTGGACCTTAACATGCCGAAAATGAACGGTACGCAAACCCTGCGTTACCTCAAGGCACAACCGGCCTTGTCGAACATCCCCGTAATTATTTTCTCTACTTCGCTGAACCCGATAGAGCATGACGAATGCCTGTCACTCGGCGCCCATTCGTACGTGATTAAACCTACCTCGTACCTGCAGGCGATCGAAGTGGTAAAACACTTTTACAACCTTTGCCAGCAGATGGCCAATTAGCTTAGCGCGGCAGCTCCAGCCTTATTTCGGTACCTTCCTGCACGGTGCTGTTCACAATGATTTCTCCCTTGTGCATGCGCACGATATTCATCGCCAGCGGCAAACCGATGCCATAACCTTTAAAGTCGGATGTATTGCTCGCCCTGAAAAACGGCGAAAAGATATAAGGCAAATCTTCCGGCGGGATGCCGATACCGCGATCTTTTACAATGATAATAATACGGGAATGCGTAGCCGCAAGCGCCAGGCTAACCGGCTGGTTGCTGGAATATTTTACGGCGTTGGTCACGATGTTTGACAAGGCAAGCTCCAGCAACTGGAAGTTTCCCTGGATGGTCAATTTATCCTCCTCTTCAGGGAACAGGCTATAATCGATTTCTACTTTGTTGCCCGGGTAAAGCTTATCCACAATACTTTTCACTGTAAATAACAATTCATCACTACGCACCTGGCCCCATTCCTGCTTCTTACCATCGAAGCCCGTTTGCGCTAATTGCAGCATGCTTCGGGTAATGTGCTCCAACCTTTCGGCCTGCTCCAGGATCGTACGCAGGGCGCGCTGGTAATCCTCGCCGCTGCGCTCGCGGGATAACGATAGTTCGGCCTCACCAATAATGGCAGTAAGCGGCGTACTAAATTCGTGGGAAGCGTTGCTGACGAAGTTGTTCTGCGTTTCGAAAGCTGTTTCCAGCCGGTCGAGCATGTTATTAAAGGTAGATGCGAGTTCGTTCAGCTCATCGCGGCTGTCGGGCGCTGCGAGCCGAAGGTGCAGGTTACGGGAGCTGATGTTTTTTACCTGCAGCATCAATTGACGGATAGGCCGCAGGATGTATTGCGAGAAGAACTGTCCGGTCATGAGTATCGCA
This genomic interval from Chitinophaga horti contains the following:
- a CDS encoding ATP-binding protein gives rise to the protein MASAISHRFNASDRSYFAILKKEIHAIAAAAGFTAKKLAEIDIIVAELVSNLGKHAVSGELFVKVREEENINGLEITTIDMGPGMSDVNRLMTDGVSTKGTLGHGLGTIKRMSDVFQVYSSKGWGTVMYCVIYTKALPQRVKQKKTEIRSLVVPKPGETFCGDGFYYKESSDHLKLFLSDGLGHGKEAQAATDAAIEAFKVCPYDSPLDNLRFIHTSVKRTRGLVGTVIHFDKNDRRLRICGIGNIQTRIQGPNGTRNYIGYNGIIGMNIPNTISDQEIVYEKGQVIMMCSDGIKSRWDVMKYPGILRNDLSLAAAALFHDFARNTDDMSIAVCKISI
- a CDS encoding ATP-binding protein encodes the protein MLHELVRVTLNNEMDLVLVHRRSMKLAEMAGLSLSAQTTFATAVSEVSRNTIEHGKNGCLVLCVSHVKNEKQLIARIIDETYDPALNPGLEYAKRLVNKLNVSTAGDKTAIELYFSFPLADKLDAKKIDEWRRSFNSDEAISPYEEIKRKNEQLQSLAEKLKESEGQYKTLTNSLPIIIFSLGNSGELIYANKWLSMFTGKSIEELNISKWKDVVHADDYDAFHLLMNPHVTSGAAAIKVQCRLKNVIEDQYYWHLASLSPLKDEKGDLLYWIGFVVDIHAQKVVENTLQINKELQLVRDQLKEHQLILEDNIAQLNRSNKELQQFAYIASHDLQEPIRKISYYSDYFLNKYRESIDEKGKDYLHGMLSASRRMRTLINDLLAFSQVDKKATTFKQVDLENVFRETLQDMELNVREKSARIQLEPLPTIEADESMIRQLFGNILSNSLKYAREHEAPLIRISCIADKHTIEIAVADNGIGFDEKYLPKMFTLFQRLHTNDQYKGTGLGLAICQKIVDIHNGSITATSKENEGATFKITLPVKQLSI
- a CDS encoding response regulator — protein: MTIMPSILLVDDDAEDRLIIKDTFEELGYGTAIQFAGNGEEAIHYLEACLPKKDLPSLVILDLNMPKMNGTQTLRYLKAQPALSNIPVIIFSTSLNPIEHDECLSLGAHSYVIKPTSYLQAIEVVKHFYNLCQQMAN
- a CDS encoding sensor histidine kinase is translated as MRIRTKIILLFAGLTLAVVLVTSFFVYYLANQYSFEDFYKRLEIRAYITAKASLPYFESDAAIYNEIRDQHLEKLPSEQEFLLKVDTVTRAVEKDPNLQLPSIFYDQAIRQGKATYRKGDRFYEGILYKSKQGHYLVIISAENEYSKEYLAELQRILIISMLIAAFAILMTGQFFSQYILRPIRQLMLQVKNISSRNLHLRLAAPDSRDELNELASTFNNMLDRLETAFETQNNFVSNASHEFSTPLTAIIGEAELSLSRERSGEDYQRALRTILEQAERLEHITRSMLQLAQTGFDGKKQEWGQVRSDELLFTVKSIVDKLYPGNKVEIDYSLFPEEEDKLTIQGNFQLLELALSNIVTNAVKYSSNQPVSLALAATHSRIIIIVKDRGIGIPPEDLPYIFSPFFRASNTSDFKGYGIGLPLAMNIVRMHKGEIIVNSTVQEGTEIRLELPR